A genomic segment from Desulfatirhabdium butyrativorans DSM 18734 encodes:
- a CDS encoding glycosyltransferase family 2 protein, which produces MEKPKISVAIIARDEADRIGGLLRSLGFADEIVVVDSGSTDGTQAICESFGARVVFNPWPGYVEQKQFALDATSHEWILSLDADEEVPDALAAEILRSIQQAGPNVAGISMPRLSRYLGRWIRHGGWYPDRKVRLVRRGRGRWQGVNPHDKLVADGDVIQLSQPFLHYVYRSISDQVVTMNRFSEIYAQQGASRRGWFVVAGVFHAIGKFLECYVWKFGFLDGIPGLIIAMNSAGYVFLKHAKRWERRLTEV; this is translated from the coding sequence TTGGAAAAGCCAAAAATCAGCGTTGCCATTATCGCCCGGGATGAGGCGGATCGTATCGGTGGGCTGCTCAGGAGCCTCGGATTTGCCGATGAAATCGTTGTGGTGGATTCTGGCAGCACCGACGGTACACAGGCCATCTGCGAAAGCTTTGGGGCCAGGGTCGTTTTCAATCCGTGGCCGGGTTATGTCGAGCAGAAACAGTTTGCCCTCGATGCGACCAGTCACGAATGGATTCTCAGCCTGGATGCGGACGAAGAAGTGCCTGATGCGCTGGCTGCCGAAATCTTGCGGTCAATCCAGCAGGCCGGGCCGAATGTCGCGGGTATTTCCATGCCCAGACTCTCCAGGTATCTGGGCCGCTGGATTCGTCATGGCGGCTGGTATCCGGATCGCAAGGTGCGGCTGGTTCGTCGGGGCAGGGGAAGGTGGCAGGGCGTGAATCCGCATGACAAGTTGGTTGCGGACGGGGATGTTATCCAGTTGAGCCAGCCTTTCTTGCATTACGTCTACCGGAGCATATCGGATCAGGTGGTGACGATGAACCGGTTCTCGGAAATCTATGCGCAGCAGGGCGCATCCCGGCGCGGCTGGTTTGTCGTGGCCGGTGTGTTCCATGCCATCGGAAAATTTCTGGAGTGTTACGTTTGGAAATTCGGTTTTCTGGATGGCATTCCCGGGTTGATCATTGCCATGAATTCGGCAGGATACGTGTTTCTGAAGCATGCCAAGCGCTGGGAGAGGCGGCTGACCGAAGTCTGA
- a CDS encoding integration host factor subunit alpha: protein MDVFPSDALQPKNRRTQPAMTLTKAQIVDAIHEELGIHTKDCVEIFETLLEIIKRTLESGEDVLISGFGKFCVNQKSQRRGRNPATGEDLMLESRRVVTFRCSSVLRNQINSQREDNLS from the coding sequence GTGGATGTATTTCCCAGCGATGCGCTTCAACCCAAAAACCGGAGGACACAGCCTGCCATGACGCTTACCAAGGCTCAGATCGTAGATGCCATTCATGAGGAACTGGGTATTCACACCAAGGATTGTGTCGAGATTTTTGAAACCTTGCTCGAAATCATCAAACGGACCCTCGAAAGTGGTGAAGATGTGCTGATCAGCGGATTCGGAAAATTCTGCGTAAATCAGAAATCCCAGCGAAGAGGGAGAAATCCGGCTACAGGAGAAGACCTGATGCTTGAAAGCAGGCGGGTGGTCACGTTTCGATGTTCTTCGGTATTGCGAAATCAAATCAACAGCCAACGGGAAGACAACTTGTCATGA
- a CDS encoding DUF1847 domain-containing protein, with amino-acid sequence MDFIAPQCATCPFEWRERACHHPGGKGPPTCPTLHYRKLAENTVHILQDTNLLEFARQASIQEGEGYGGRELGYEAIRPIKPRLVEVMEFAGRMHFTRLALIFCIGLRNEASVVARLFEKEGFAVLSIACKAGRIPKECIGISEEQKVSPYSKESMCNPVFQAMLANQWPSQFNVLLGLCVGHDSLFLKYADALSTVLAVKDRLLGHNPLAAVYQCDSYYRYLKQPLETIQK; translated from the coding sequence ATGGATTTTATTGCACCGCAATGTGCAACTTGCCCCTTTGAATGGCGGGAGCGGGCATGCCATCATCCCGGTGGAAAAGGACCGCCCACTTGTCCTACACTGCATTATCGTAAACTCGCTGAAAATACAGTCCATATTTTGCAGGACACGAATCTTCTGGAATTCGCCCGACAGGCATCCATCCAGGAAGGGGAGGGTTATGGCGGCCGGGAACTGGGATATGAGGCCATCAGGCCCATCAAACCGCGGCTGGTAGAGGTGATGGAATTTGCCGGGAGAATGCATTTTACCAGGCTTGCGCTGATATTCTGTATTGGTCTGCGCAATGAAGCATCCGTCGTGGCGAGACTGTTTGAAAAAGAGGGCTTTGCTGTGCTCTCCATTGCCTGCAAGGCGGGACGAATCCCCAAGGAGTGTATCGGTATTTCAGAAGAGCAAAAAGTATCGCCCTACTCGAAAGAATCCATGTGCAATCCGGTTTTTCAGGCTATGCTTGCCAACCAGTGGCCATCGCAATTCAATGTGCTTCTCGGTCTTTGCGTCGGGCACGATTCCCTCTTTCTGAAATATGCGGATGCCTTGTCTACCGTTCTTGCCGTCAAGGATCGCCTGCTCGGACACAACCCGCTTGCAGCTGTTTACCAGTGCGACAGCTACTACCGTTATCTGAAACAGCCGCTGGAAACCATTCAGAAATGA
- a CDS encoding TMEM165/GDT1 family protein has product MDWKLLATTFGMVFLAELGDKTQLATFCLSADCNPKLPIFLGSAGALVTSSLIAVLLGDAINRLVPAIYIKLGAGAFFIIVGVLTLWSAVKNG; this is encoded by the coding sequence ATGGATTGGAAATTGCTTGCTACGACGTTCGGGATGGTTTTTCTGGCGGAGTTGGGGGACAAGACCCAGCTCGCAACATTTTGCCTTTCGGCGGACTGCAATCCCAAGCTTCCGATATTTCTGGGTTCCGCCGGCGCGCTGGTCACCAGCTCCCTGATCGCCGTGCTTTTGGGGGATGCCATCAATCGGCTGGTTCCGGCAATCTATATCAAACTTGGCGCCGGTGCATTTTTTATTATTGTTGGTGTTCTGACGTTATGGTCTGCGGTAAAAAACGGCTGA
- a CDS encoding acetate--CoA ligase family protein, whose translation MQRSQPESTCRIAMNEYDSKNLLASFDIPVVPEKVAPDAASAVEAARVLGYPVVLKGLGRNLLHKTERNLVWVNLVDDAAICEAARQIANNAGSDLEGFLVQPFVKGSREFVAGLFRDPQFGPVVMFGLGGIYTEALSDVAFRIAPLSEADAEDMLREIRSRKLLEAFRGEKPVDRNALIRALMGLSRLSIENPSVAEVDINPLKVMPDGRLIAVDAIVVQQDGCPEEIFLPPVDSKRLGQLFYPHSIAFVGISAQIGKWGHRLYSIAAARGFAGDIYLVNPKGGTIAGRPVYSSVEEVPGQIDLAVVTVPAARVPALIPAFQRKGIRNVLLISSGFAETGPEGKAEEKSLMEEARKAGILIVGPNTMGICNPHIKLYCTGSHVWPIAGSTAVVAQSGNMGTQLLAFAENQGIGIRAFCGSGNEGMVTIEDFIDAFEVDDVTHTVMLYVESVKDGKRFMESARRVGKKKPIVLLKGGQTQAGMKAAASHTGAMASDTRIFNAMCKQAGIVKVERPMDLLDLSAAFSSLPLPKGNRAAIMTLGGGWGVVTADLCAEFGLEVPTLSEELIRKIDTILPPYWSRANPVDIVGENDLGLPLKIIEMLLQWDECDAVIHLGIKGRKVLVKKMAQSIRVADPDIAGDFLDVMEQTIEDFERQYVESIVALMHRYQKPIFGVSLLTEPTDFTVYGMPGSDYKAVFYETPERAVNAFSKMVEYQRFLSR comes from the coding sequence ATGCAGCGAAGCCAACCCGAATCGACCTGCCGTATTGCCATGAATGAATATGACTCCAAGAACCTGCTTGCTTCCTTTGATATTCCCGTCGTTCCGGAAAAGGTTGCGCCTGATGCGGCCTCTGCGGTGGAAGCGGCCCGGGTGCTGGGATATCCTGTCGTTCTCAAGGGGCTTGGCAGAAATCTGCTTCATAAAACGGAACGAAATCTCGTATGGGTCAACCTGGTTGATGATGCGGCCATCTGTGAAGCGGCTCGGCAAATCGCGAACAACGCGGGATCGGATCTCGAAGGGTTTCTGGTTCAACCGTTCGTGAAGGGAAGCCGGGAATTCGTGGCGGGTTTGTTCCGGGATCCGCAATTCGGGCCTGTGGTCATGTTCGGCCTTGGCGGCATTTATACGGAGGCGCTTTCGGATGTGGCGTTCCGGATTGCGCCGCTATCGGAAGCGGATGCCGAGGATATGCTTCGTGAAATTCGGAGCCGGAAGCTCCTGGAAGCCTTCCGGGGGGAGAAGCCCGTCGATCGGAATGCGCTGATACGGGCATTGATGGGTCTCAGCCGCCTGTCCATCGAAAATCCATCTGTTGCTGAAGTCGATATCAATCCGCTGAAGGTTATGCCGGATGGGAGGCTGATTGCCGTCGATGCCATCGTGGTTCAGCAGGACGGGTGCCCGGAAGAAATCTTTCTCCCCCCCGTTGATTCAAAACGGCTTGGGCAGCTCTTCTATCCCCACTCCATCGCTTTTGTCGGCATCTCGGCGCAAATCGGCAAATGGGGACACAGGCTCTACAGCATCGCCGCAGCGCGGGGTTTTGCCGGAGACATATACCTGGTCAATCCGAAAGGGGGAACGATTGCCGGAAGGCCGGTCTATAGCAGTGTGGAAGAGGTCCCCGGCCAGATCGATCTGGCTGTGGTTACGGTTCCGGCCGCTCGCGTGCCCGCCCTGATACCGGCGTTTCAGCGGAAAGGCATCCGCAATGTATTGCTGATTTCCTCCGGATTTGCTGAAACCGGCCCGGAGGGAAAGGCAGAGGAGAAGAGCCTGATGGAGGAAGCCAGAAAGGCGGGCATTCTGATCGTCGGTCCAAACACCATGGGAATCTGCAATCCGCATATCAAACTGTATTGCACCGGCAGTCATGTGTGGCCGATTGCCGGCTCGACTGCGGTGGTCGCGCAATCGGGCAACATGGGCACGCAACTGTTGGCCTTCGCCGAAAATCAGGGAATCGGTATCCGGGCCTTTTGCGGATCCGGCAATGAAGGTATGGTGACGATCGAAGATTTCATCGACGCTTTCGAAGTGGATGATGTGACCCATACGGTCATGCTCTATGTGGAGAGTGTCAAGGACGGCAAGCGCTTCATGGAAAGCGCCCGGCGGGTCGGCAAGAAAAAACCGATCGTTCTGCTGAAGGGCGGGCAGACGCAGGCCGGCATGAAGGCCGCGGCAAGCCATACGGGTGCCATGGCTTCGGATACCCGCATCTTCAACGCCATGTGTAAACAGGCAGGGATCGTGAAAGTGGAGCGGCCGATGGATCTGCTGGACTTATCGGCGGCGTTCTCGTCACTGCCGCTTCCGAAAGGAAATCGGGCTGCCATCATGACCCTCGGTGGGGGCTGGGGTGTGGTGACAGCCGATCTGTGCGCCGAATTCGGTCTTGAGGTCCCGACCCTGTCCGAAGAATTGATCCGGAAGATCGATACGATCCTGCCCCCGTATTGGAGCAGGGCAAACCCGGTCGATATTGTCGGTGAAAACGATCTTGGGCTTCCACTGAAGATCATCGAGATGCTGCTTCAGTGGGATGAATGCGATGCGGTGATCCACCTCGGAATCAAGGGGCGAAAGGTTCTGGTCAAGAAAATGGCCCAATCCATCCGGGTGGCGGACCCGGATATTGCGGGGGATTTTCTGGATGTGATGGAACAGACGATCGAGGATTTTGAACGGCAATACGTGGAGAGCATCGTGGCGCTGATGCACCGGTACCAAAAACCGATCTTCGGCGTCAGCCTGCTGACCGAGCCAACGGATTTTACGGTATACGGAATGCCGGGCTCCGATTATAAGGCCGTATTTTATGAAACGCCGGAGCGGGCCGTGAACGCATTTTCCAAAATGGTCGAATACCAGCGCTTTCTCAGCAGATAA
- a CDS encoding radical SAM protein translates to MHYVGNIIRPPSEANSILLQVTVGCSRNKCTFCGTYMGERFQIKPDDIILEDIAFAATYCKRQRRVFLCDGDALIIPQKRLVRILIEIQRQLPWVTRIGSYANAKSLNMKSPEELVELQRLGLGILYMGLETGDDVTLKAIRKGATSSEMIEMGQKARACGMKLSLTVLLGIAGTQRSDIHARETGRVITAIDPEYVGALSLMLIPGTPLYEDAVSGRFQLPDSRGMLQELFTMLSNTHMNRGLFMANHASNYLPLRVRMPGDRQAALDLIEKALAGKVDLKPEYLRAL, encoded by the coding sequence ATGCATTATGTCGGCAACATCATTCGTCCGCCATCCGAGGCGAACAGTATCCTGCTTCAGGTCACCGTCGGCTGCAGCCGGAACAAGTGCACTTTCTGCGGCACATACATGGGAGAGCGTTTTCAGATCAAACCCGATGACATCATCCTGGAAGACATTGCCTTTGCCGCGACCTACTGCAAACGCCAGAGAAGGGTTTTTCTGTGCGATGGTGACGCGCTGATCATTCCCCAGAAACGGCTCGTCCGAATTTTGATCGAAATTCAGCGCCAGCTTCCCTGGGTAACGCGGATCGGCTCCTATGCCAATGCCAAAAGCCTGAACATGAAATCGCCCGAAGAACTGGTGGAACTTCAAAGACTCGGACTGGGTATTCTGTATATGGGCTTGGAAACCGGTGACGACGTCACATTGAAAGCCATCCGGAAAGGCGCCACATCGAGCGAAATGATCGAGATGGGGCAAAAGGCCCGCGCCTGCGGCATGAAGTTGTCGCTTACCGTGCTTCTTGGCATCGCCGGTACACAACGATCCGATATCCATGCGAGAGAAACCGGGCGGGTGATCACGGCGATCGATCCGGAATATGTCGGTGCGCTGAGCCTGATGCTCATTCCCGGAACGCCGCTGTACGAAGATGCGGTATCGGGCCGTTTTCAACTCCCCGACTCCAGAGGAATGCTTCAGGAGCTTTTTACCATGCTCTCCAACACGCACATGAACCGGGGTCTGTTTATGGCGAACCATGCTTCCAACTATTTGCCGCTCCGGGTGAGAATGCCCGGAGATCGGCAGGCAGCCCTCGATCTGATCGAAAAAGCCCTGGCCGGAAAAGTCGATCTGAAGCCCGAATATCTCAGGGCGCTATAG
- a CDS encoding HIT domain-containing protein — translation MIEDCIFCKIAHQQMPTELLFQNDQMVVFRDIKPHAPVHWLIVPRKHIRSINDLQPEDGDLIAEMIATARDMAKKAGVNESGYKLLFNVEKGGGQVIFHLHLHLIGGWAKS, via the coding sequence ATGATCGAGGATTGTATTTTCTGCAAGATTGCCCATCAGCAAATGCCTACCGAGTTGCTTTTCCAGAACGATCAGATGGTTGTGTTTCGGGATATCAAACCCCATGCGCCGGTCCACTGGTTGATCGTTCCCAGGAAACATATCCGAAGCATCAACGACCTGCAACCGGAAGACGGAGATCTGATCGCTGAAATGATCGCTACGGCACGGGATATGGCCAAAAAGGCCGGGGTGAACGAATCCGGGTACAAGCTGCTGTTCAACGTCGAGAAGGGGGGAGGGCAGGTGATCTTTCATTTGCATCTTCATCTGATCGGTGGATGGGCGAAGTCATGA
- the prmA gene encoding 50S ribosomal protein L11 methyltransferase gives MKWCAARVEIDSPHPQDVIDSVADIFVEMGLSGVVIDDPGLEPEEGWGEGAVERPERYAVTGYFPWIDNLAGRQKTLEGSLARNLTDPACVYRVVYAPVEEENWAEAWKTYFQPIPVSEHFVVKPTWRDYKPKPGEIVLEIDPGMAFGTGMHPTTMLCIRELEKIVKPGMALVDVGTGSGILSLAASRLGASPLIGIDRDRLAADIARRNLALNGVVESRYMTVAGVLIESIRMQADIVVANILTEVILELLKTVREIIRPGGFFVCSGIISPKAEMIAEALLRQGFCEIGQTSLDGWVCFSAQALP, from the coding sequence ATGAAATGGTGTGCAGCGCGAGTGGAAATTGATTCGCCTCATCCGCAGGATGTAATCGATAGCGTTGCGGATATTTTTGTGGAAATGGGTCTTTCCGGGGTCGTGATCGATGATCCAGGACTGGAGCCTGAAGAAGGTTGGGGCGAAGGAGCCGTCGAGAGACCCGAACGGTATGCCGTGACCGGATATTTCCCATGGATCGACAATCTGGCAGGCAGGCAGAAGACGCTCGAAGGATCGCTTGCGCGGAATCTGACGGATCCGGCATGCGTGTATCGGGTTGTCTATGCACCCGTGGAGGAAGAAAACTGGGCAGAAGCCTGGAAGACGTATTTTCAGCCGATCCCGGTTTCCGAACATTTCGTGGTCAAGCCCACATGGCGGGACTACAAACCGAAACCCGGGGAGATCGTGCTTGAAATCGATCCCGGTATGGCCTTCGGGACCGGGATGCACCCTACGACCATGCTGTGCATTCGGGAGCTGGAAAAGATCGTCAAACCGGGAATGGCCCTGGTGGATGTCGGCACAGGATCGGGGATTTTGTCGCTTGCAGCTTCCAGGCTGGGCGCATCACCTTTGATTGGCATCGACCGGGATCGCCTTGCCGCAGACATCGCACGGCGAAATCTGGCGCTCAATGGTGTGGTGGAATCCCGCTATATGACGGTTGCAGGCGTACTGATCGAAAGTATCCGGATGCAGGCGGACATCGTTGTTGCCAATATCCTGACGGAAGTGATTTTGGAGTTGCTGAAAACGGTCCGGGAAATCATCCGACCGGGAGGATTCTTTGTCTGTTCGGGGATCATCTCACCGAAGGCGGAAATGATCGCAGAAGCCTTGCTTCGGCAAGGTTTCTGCGAGATTGGGCAAACATCGCTGGATGGATGGGTGTGTTTCAGCGCCCAGGCGCTACCATAA
- the guaA gene encoding glutamine-hydrolyzing GMP synthase, which produces MILIIDFGSQYNQLIARRVRECEVYCQIEPPEISIESIKSLNPQGIILSGGPASTYETGSPAISADIFHLDIPVLGICYGMHFMIQAMGGIVEHSEKREYGFAELSLAEGSRIFAGIDPITPCWMSHGDVAATLPEGFQVIASTAGTPIAAVEHPQKKLFGLQFHPEVEHTPMGREMIRNFLFDICKCDRTWTMKSFAEEAIRDIRDMVGTKKVILGLSGGVDSSVTALLLHQAIGRNLTCIFVDNGLLRKTEREKLRKVFRQHLRINIRFVNAGNRFLKALTKVVDPEKKRKIIGRIFMDVFEAEAAKIPDAEFLAQGTLYPDVIESRSAFGGPSSVIKSHHNVGGLPKKMKLKLVEPLKYLFKDEVRRLGSEIGLPDEMVWRQPFPGPGLAIRIIGEITRKRLEMLREADDLLMDEIRKAGFYRRLWQSFAVLLPLKSVGVMGDHRTYEHVIAIRAVTSLDAMTADWARLPHDLLSRISNRIINEVKGINRVVYDISSKPPSTIEWE; this is translated from the coding sequence ATGATACTCATCATCGATTTTGGCTCCCAGTACAATCAGTTGATCGCTCGACGTGTCCGTGAATGCGAGGTATATTGCCAGATCGAACCGCCGGAAATTTCCATCGAAAGCATCAAGTCTCTCAATCCGCAGGGCATCATTCTCTCCGGAGGCCCAGCCAGCACCTATGAGACGGGTTCGCCCGCCATCTCCGCCGATATTTTCCATCTCGACATACCAGTTCTGGGAATCTGCTACGGCATGCACTTCATGATCCAGGCCATGGGGGGCATCGTCGAGCATTCCGAAAAACGGGAGTATGGGTTTGCCGAACTGTCGCTGGCCGAAGGCTCACGGATCTTTGCCGGAATCGATCCCATCACCCCCTGCTGGATGAGTCATGGAGATGTGGCCGCCACACTTCCGGAAGGATTTCAAGTCATCGCCTCGACGGCTGGAACCCCCATCGCTGCAGTGGAACATCCCCAAAAGAAACTCTTCGGCCTGCAGTTTCATCCGGAAGTAGAGCATACGCCGATGGGACGTGAAATGATCCGCAATTTCCTGTTCGATATCTGCAAATGCGATCGAACCTGGACAATGAAATCATTTGCCGAAGAAGCCATCCGCGATATTCGCGATATGGTCGGTACCAAAAAAGTCATTCTCGGGCTCAGCGGCGGGGTGGATTCCTCGGTTACGGCCCTCCTGCTCCACCAGGCCATCGGCAGAAACCTGACCTGCATTTTTGTCGACAACGGTCTTCTGCGAAAAACCGAACGGGAAAAGCTCAGAAAAGTGTTCCGGCAACACCTGCGGATCAACATACGCTTTGTCAATGCGGGAAATCGTTTTCTCAAGGCACTTACCAAAGTCGTTGATCCGGAAAAGAAACGCAAGATCATCGGCAGAATTTTCATGGATGTTTTCGAAGCGGAAGCCGCCAAAATTCCGGACGCCGAATTCCTGGCCCAGGGCACCCTCTATCCGGATGTCATCGAATCCCGTTCCGCTTTCGGCGGCCCCTCATCGGTCATCAAGAGCCACCACAATGTCGGCGGGCTTCCCAAAAAAATGAAGCTGAAACTGGTGGAACCCCTGAAATATCTGTTCAAGGACGAGGTGCGCAGACTGGGATCCGAAATCGGGCTGCCCGATGAAATGGTCTGGCGCCAACCCTTCCCCGGGCCGGGGCTTGCGATTCGCATCATCGGAGAAATCACCCGCAAACGCCTCGAAATGCTGCGCGAAGCCGACGATCTGCTGATGGATGAAATCCGAAAGGCTGGTTTTTACAGGAGGTTGTGGCAATCCTTCGCCGTTCTGCTCCCGCTGAAGAGCGTCGGGGTGATGGGTGATCATCGAACGTATGAACATGTCATCGCCATTCGCGCCGTGACCAGTCTCGATGCCATGACTGCCGATTGGGCAAGGCTGCCGCATGATCTGCTTTCCCGGATTTCCAACAGGATCATCAACGAAGTCAAGGGAATCAACCGGGTCGTGTACGATATCAGCTCCAAACCGCCAAGCACCATTGAATGGGAATAA
- the kdsB gene encoding 3-deoxy-manno-octulosonate cytidylyltransferase: protein MSICAIIPSRWGSTRFAGKPLARICGKPMIQHVVERVSQSKTIDMLAVATDDLRIEGCVKDFGCRVIRTGSENRSGSDRVAEAADLLGLSGTDIVVNVQGDQPLVHPESIDDVISPLVADEAVVMSTLAFKIVRPEEITNPKDVKLVCDRRGFALYFSRSAIPFGRDPGVVFDTYKHLGVYAYRKAFLDIFCSLETGELERIEQLEQLRALENGYAIRVVATRHDSPEVDLPEDIARIEELIKNPPS, encoded by the coding sequence ATGAGCATTTGTGCGATCATCCCTTCCCGCTGGGGATCGACACGGTTTGCCGGAAAACCGCTCGCCCGGATCTGCGGAAAGCCGATGATCCAGCATGTGGTGGAGCGGGTTTCCCAATCGAAGACCATCGATATGCTGGCTGTCGCCACGGATGACCTGAGAATCGAGGGCTGTGTGAAGGACTTTGGCTGCAGGGTGATACGGACAGGATCCGAAAATCGCTCCGGCAGCGATCGTGTGGCTGAGGCGGCAGATCTGCTGGGGCTGTCGGGAACCGATATTGTGGTCAACGTTCAGGGAGATCAGCCGCTCGTGCATCCGGAGAGCATCGATGATGTGATTTCGCCCCTGGTTGCCGATGAGGCCGTTGTCATGAGCACGCTTGCCTTCAAGATTGTCCGACCCGAGGAAATCACCAATCCGAAGGATGTCAAACTTGTCTGTGACAGGAGAGGGTTCGCCCTGTACTTTTCAAGATCCGCCATTCCGTTTGGCAGGGATCCGGGTGTTGTTTTCGATACCTACAAGCATTTGGGCGTATACGCATATCGAAAAGCGTTTCTGGACATTTTCTGCAGTCTTGAAACGGGTGAACTGGAGCGGATCGAGCAACTGGAGCAGTTGCGGGCACTGGAAAACGGATATGCCATCCGCGTGGTGGCGACACGCCATGATTCGCCCGAGGTGGATTTGCCCGAGGACATTGCCCGAATCGAAGAACTGATCAAAAATCCGCCTTCCTGA
- a CDS encoding MBL fold metallo-hydrolase yields the protein MIIESLVVGPIMANCFILGCERTRKAAVIDPGAESGKILMKLASLNLTVECIINTHGHFDHVGANKKIKEATGAPLMIHAADEPMLSLLKQMAAQFGLSTENSPKADRRLQDGDTVQVGDISLQVIHTPGHTPGGISLFTPDVVFVGDTLFAGSIGRTDFPGGDYDTLIRAIQQRLFPLGDHVTVYCGHGPETTIGREKRFNPFAGLQ from the coding sequence ATGATCATTGAATCGCTTGTCGTCGGGCCAATCATGGCCAATTGTTTCATCCTCGGATGTGAGCGAACCCGAAAGGCCGCTGTCATCGACCCCGGTGCGGAATCGGGAAAAATCCTCATGAAGCTTGCATCCCTGAATTTGACGGTCGAATGCATCATCAACACCCATGGTCATTTCGATCATGTCGGCGCCAACAAGAAAATCAAGGAGGCTACCGGAGCCCCCTTGATGATCCATGCCGCCGATGAACCGATGCTCTCCCTTCTGAAACAGATGGCGGCCCAATTCGGGCTCAGCACGGAAAATTCGCCCAAAGCCGACAGGAGGCTGCAGGACGGCGATACCGTCCAGGTCGGGGATATCTCCCTGCAAGTCATCCATACCCCCGGGCACACACCGGGAGGCATTTCCCTCTTCACACCGGATGTCGTTTTTGTCGGCGACACCCTGTTCGCAGGCTCCATTGGCAGAACGGATTTCCCAGGAGGCGATTACGATACCCTGATCCGAGCCATCCAACAAAGGCTCTTTCCCCTTGGCGACCATGTGACCGTATATTGTGGCCATGGCCCGGAAACCACCATTGGCAGAGAAAAACGGTTCAATCCCTTTGCCGGGCTGCAATGA